The region CAAAACCTCAAGCAAATTGGGATAACGCTTGAGAATGTCAGCGACCGTCATAGTAGCGGTAATCATGGATACCTCGTTGCGCTAATAGCTCACTATGGCGAGTCTAGCGCCAGCAGGTCGATTGAGCAGCGACTTTTCTCACAACCACGTCATGTGAGAAAAGTCACGCCATCGCTAGCCACAATTTGCTAGGCTGAAGCATCGGTTAATTGCTTGCTGAAACGAGGATGCGATGCATGTGCCCAGCCAAAGCTATAATCACGCCCGCAATGTGTTGATTCTGTTGCTGATTGCTCAAGGATTTTTGCTAGTTTGGGCCAGTTTGCAAGGGCTGATTGCGCCGCAGTTGGTTGGCTTCCCCTACAGCCCCAACATCTTAAGTTTGACCCACCTGATCACGCTTGGCTGGGCCAGCTTAATTTGTTTGGCGGCCTTATATCAACTCTTGCCAGTCCTATTACAACAACCCTTGGCTTGGCGCGGCATGGTCGATTGGAGCTTTAGCGCGTTTGTAGTTGGCAGCGGCATGTTTAGCTGGGCATTTAGTCAAGCGGCTGCTCATTGGCTGATTAGTGGGGCGGGATTGATGAGTATTGGCTTGTTAGGTATTTTGGCGAGCTATGGCCGCACGTTATGGGTTGCTCAACAGTGGGATGTGACGACGATTGGGATCAGTTTAGCATTAACCACCTTAGCAATTCAACTCCTAATCGGGATTGGCTTGGTGATCAATCGTTCGGTGCTGATTTGGCCTAGTTTGGTGGCCTATGGCCCATTGGGTCATGCTACGTTGGGCGTTTTGGGCTGGTTTAGCACGCTGACCTTAGCGCTCAGTTATCGCTTATTGGCAATGTTTACCCTCGCGCATGGCTATACTTGCCGTTGGCGCTGGGTCGCGGTAATTGGCATGAATGCTGCTGCTTATGCTACAGGCGTAGCCTTGTGGCATCAATTGCCACAATGGATTATGTTGAGTTGTATAGGTTTAATTGTGCTCAGTATCAGCGCATGGCTCGCTGATGTGCGCTCGATCCTCAAACACCGAATTCGCCGCCAGGTTGAAAGCCCGATTAAAGTGTTTATTGCGGCAGGCGCATGGCTGCTGATTTGTAGTGGCTGGGCGATTGCGGCCAGCCAAGGTTGGTTGCCAAGCAGTGGTGTTAAGCAATTTCAGGTGTTGTTTATGGCAGCCATGCAAGGCTGGATTGGCCTAGCAATCATGACCATGTTACACAAAATTATTCCCTTTTTGATTTGGATTGCCCGCGCCAATGACCCCAATCAGCATGTACCAACCACCGCCCGCGAGCTATTTTGGCCGCAACTGAGTAGCATCTCGATTGCAAGTTATGGCTTGGGCAGTGGCTTGGTAATTGTTGCAGTCGTAATCAACAGTATTTGGGTTTTACGCCTAGGCAGCGGTCTAATCGCTGCCAGTGGTGTAGCATTACTGCTCAATTGTTGGCATGGGCTACGCTTAAAACCTAGCGCAAAGAACATAGAAATGGGGCTATAGGCTGAAGGCTATCGGAGATTAGCTCAGTACCAAACGCTGATAGCCCCAAACCACCACATATCCACGATCACTTAACGGGCAACCGCGACCATCTTGATTCCATGGCGTGGCCGTAGGGTAATTACTGGTTGCAAAGCCACCGGATGCTCAGGCACAAGCTTTAAGCGCCAGCGCTGACCAAGTGTTGCCAGCAATAAAATGCCTTCCATCCAAGCAAATTGCTCACCAATGCAAATCCGTGAGCCACCACCAAACGGAATGTAGCTCCACTTCGGGCGTTGGGCAATTTGTTCAGCTGTCCAACGTTCGGGGTTAAATTGGTAGGCATTGGGATACCAACGTTCATCATGATGCACCACAAACGGCGAAACGGTCAGGCCAATCCCAGCGGGAAAAACGTAATCGCCAACCTGATATTCGGCCAACGCTTCACGCCCTATAATCCAAGCTGGTGGATACATACGAATCGATTCGGCCAAAATCATGCGGGTATAGCTCAAGTTTTGAACATCATCCATGGTTGGAACCCGCCCTGCCAGCACCTCGTCGAGTTCGCGATACCAACGTTCAGCAATCGCAGGATGTTGACTGAGCAAGTACCATGTCCAACTTAGGGCATTTGCAGTAGTTTCATGGCCAGCCAAAAACAGCGTAATTGCTTCATCGCGCACTTGTTGATTATCCATCCCCGTGCCATCGCCCTCGGTATCTTGAGCCAAGAGCAGCATCGAGAGCAAATCACCATGGTCACGTTGGTCGCGGCGACGTTCTTCGATCACCCGAAACATCAATTGATCGAGATAGTGAATGCTGGCTTGAACCCGCCGATTTGAGGCAAGTGGCAAGCGTTCGATCAACTCAGCAAAGGGCAAAATCATCACATTAAAGCGATTGAGCAAATGTTCAAGCGCTTCGCCAACCGCCTGGGCATCGCGCTCAACATCAGCATCGAACAAGGTTTTAGCCACAATGCGCAAGGTTAGGCGCATCATCTCAGCATGGACATCAAAGACTTGGTTTGGTTGCCATTGTTCGCGCATTTCGGCGGCATAGCCTGCCATTACCTCAGCGTAACCCGCGATCCGTTTGCGATGAAAAGCGGGCTGCACCAAACGGCGCTGGCGCATGTGTTGCTCGCCTTCGCTGGTCAACAAGCCATTGCCCAATAATCGTTTGGAGCGTTGCAACACCACACTTTTGGCCAAAATCTTCTGATTGGTCACGAACATGGCCTGAATATCATCAGGATGATTTAATAAAATTAATTCGCGTGGCCCAAATTTCAAACGCACCACATCGCCATATTCACGTGCGGCTTGGGTTAAAAAAAGCAAAGGATTACGCCGAAACCGCATCAATAAATTGGGAAAGCGTGGGGTTGGCCCAGGTGGTTGCTGCTGTAGCATATGCCTACTCCTTAGTCCGAATAACCTCGATCATACGCCGAACAAGCGGGCTTGTCGAGAGCAATTGATCAATGTTCACACCTTGATCACGAATCGGCCACGATGATGATCAATTATTAATCGCCTGTTTAAACGTCGTGGTCTAATTACGTGGTAGCATGAGACCGGATTCATCGACTGTTGGAGAACATTCATGCAACAACTAAAATGGGGGCTGCTCGGAACAGGCTGGATCGCTGAACAATTTGCCAACGCCTTAGCCGATTTGCCGAATGCCCAACGTTGGAGCGTGCTTTCGCGCAATCAGGCCTCGGCTGAAAGCTTCGCCCAAACCCATCAATTTGCCCATGCCTATAGCGATCAGGCAGCCTTTTTGGCTGACCCCGAGTTAGATGTGGTGATTATTGGCTCGCCACACCCACGCCATGCTGAGCAAACCATCGCCTGCTTGAATGCTGGCAAACATGTACTGTGCGAAAAACCAATGGGCATCAACAGCCAACAAGTTGAAGCGATGATCGCCGCAGCCCAAGCCAACCAACGCTTTTTGATGGAAGCCATGTGGATGTGGTTTCACCCCAGCACAATCAAAGCCAAACAATTAATTGAAGCCGGGGCAATTGGCAAACCACACCTGTTCCACGCTGATTTCAGCGTGCACTTCCCATTTGATCCAAGCCATCGGATGTATGATCCGGCGCTTGGTGGTGGAGCGCTGCTCGATATCGGAATTTACCCATTGGCCTTAGCCTTGTATTTGTTTGGCGCACCAACCAGTGTTTATGGTCAAGCCCAAATTGGGCAAACTGGGGTCGATGAACAAGAAAGCATCATTTTGGAATATGGCGATGATCGCCAAGCCAACTGTGTTGCCAGCGTGCGAGCGGCGGGGCCATGCGAAGCGACGGTCACAGGCAGCAGTGGCTATATTCGCTTTCAACGCAATTTTTGGCACTCTCAACAATTAGTCGTGCAAAGCAACGGCCAACCAACTGAAACCCTCGATCTGCCATTTATCGGCAATGGCTATGTTACCGAAGTAGCCCATGTGGCCGAATGTATTCAAGCAGGTTTAATCGAAAGCCCGATCGTCACGTGGGAAGCCTCGCGCAGCCTGATCAATACAATGGATCAATTGCGTCAAAGCTGGGGCATAACCTACCCCGACGAGCGTTAGCATCGTTCGCGACTCAAATTTTCCGGCCCTTCTCTCGTAAATTGCGGGAGAAGGGTAAGGGAATTCAGCGAAATGCTACGAACGCCAAGGCTGATAATCAACCAAAGCTGGTTCAGGCCGCACGAAGGGGAACGTTACCCAAAAACAACTACCTTGCCCTAAGGTACTAGTCATGCCAACTTGACCACCCAAAGCCAACACCAGTGCCCGTACAATCGCCAAGCCCAAGCCCCAACCTTGAGCCACAGTGCTTGCGCGGGTATGGCGTTCCCAAATTCGCATGCTATCAGCGGGGTTGATGCCAGGCCCAGTATCTTCAACGTCAATTTGCAACATGTGATTATCGTTGGCATACGCCCGAATCGTAATGGTGCCTGCCTCGGTATAGCGCACAGCATTGCTGACTAAATTGTGCACAATTTGCCAAACTCGATCGCGATCGCTGATGAGCGCTGGTAGATCTGGTGCGATTTCCAGATGAATGCGACATGTTGAACGGAGCATCGTGCTGGCGACCGCCACAATCTCAGGAATTAAGGTGCTCAGATCAATCGTATGCCGCACGAATGAGAGTGTTCCGGTCATCAAAGCAGTGCCATCAACCAAATCGCGTACCAATCGCTGAATATGCAACACCGAGTTATAAGCCTGTGGCAACAACGAACCCAGCGCATGATCTGCTGGCAATAGCGGATCATCCTGCAATAATTCCAAAGTTCCCTGCAAAAAATGGAGTGGATTGCGAATATCATGGGCGACGATTTGGTTTAGTTCAGCCACACTCATATTCGTCAGAGCGACGGGCGGCTCCTCAGTAGCAGGCGCACGCAGCAACGGCATCCAGTGGGCGATTTGGTGAGCCAAAAGTTTAAGCGCTGCCACATGAATTGGCGTAAAGCGATGCACCTGTGGATCGAAAGTACATAAGGTTGGAGTTAATGCCGCAGTTGAAGCTGGAATTGGCACGCCCAAATAGGCTCGAACTGGTGTTTCTAGCCGCTCAAGCAAACGCTGAACCCGCAGATCAACCTCAGCATCGTCAACGACCAAAG is a window of Herpetosiphon gulosus DNA encoding:
- a CDS encoding Gfo/Idh/MocA family oxidoreductase, translating into MQQLKWGLLGTGWIAEQFANALADLPNAQRWSVLSRNQASAESFAQTHQFAHAYSDQAAFLADPELDVVIIGSPHPRHAEQTIACLNAGKHVLCEKPMGINSQQVEAMIAAAQANQRFLMEAMWMWFHPSTIKAKQLIEAGAIGKPHLFHADFSVHFPFDPSHRMYDPALGGGALLDIGIYPLALALYLFGAPTSVYGQAQIGQTGVDEQESIILEYGDDRQANCVASVRAAGPCEATVTGSSGYIRFQRNFWHSQQLVVQSNGQPTETLDLPFIGNGYVTEVAHVAECIQAGLIESPIVTWEASRSLINTMDQLRQSWGITYPDER
- a CDS encoding cytochrome P450, whose translation is MLQQQPPGPTPRFPNLLMRFRRNPLLFLTQAAREYGDVVRLKFGPRELILLNHPDDIQAMFVTNQKILAKSVVLQRSKRLLGNGLLTSEGEQHMRQRRLVQPAFHRKRIAGYAEVMAGYAAEMREQWQPNQVFDVHAEMMRLTLRIVAKTLFDADVERDAQAVGEALEHLLNRFNVMILPFAELIERLPLASNRRVQASIHYLDQLMFRVIEERRRDQRDHGDLLSMLLLAQDTEGDGTGMDNQQVRDEAITLFLAGHETTANALSWTWYLLSQHPAIAERWYRELDEVLAGRVPTMDDVQNLSYTRMILAESIRMYPPAWIIGREALAEYQVGDYVFPAGIGLTVSPFVVHHDERWYPNAYQFNPERWTAEQIAQRPKWSYIPFGGGSRICIGEQFAWMEGILLLATLGQRWRLKLVPEHPVALQPVITLRPRHGIKMVAVAR
- a CDS encoding GAF domain-containing sensor histidine kinase; amino-acid sequence: MNLHDDHAIEQEILERLATLSTMQFDDVDRAIQTYLAVACEVTGTTTALIGDLNRTHQYIRAIYPASTGNLAAGSTLAREDTFCQYVDVTAQPLVVDDAEVDLRVQRLLERLETPVRAYLGVPIPASTAALTPTLCTFDPQVHRFTPIHVAALKLLAHQIAHWMPLLRAPATEEPPVALTNMSVAELNQIVAHDIRNPLHFLQGTLELLQDDPLLPADHALGSLLPQAYNSVLHIQRLVRDLVDGTALMTGTLSFVRHTIDLSTLIPEIVAVASTMLRSTCRIHLEIAPDLPALISDRDRVWQIVHNLVSNAVRYTEAGTITIRAYANDNHMLQIDVEDTGPGINPADSMRIWERHTRASTVAQGWGLGLAIVRALVLALGGQVGMTSTLGQGSCFWVTFPFVRPEPALVDYQPWRS